Within Triticum dicoccoides isolate Atlit2015 ecotype Zavitan chromosome 1B, WEW_v2.0, whole genome shotgun sequence, the genomic segment TCTATAACTGTCTGTTTCAGACAGAGAGCAACAAGGTTTAAGTACTCCACTAGTTTCAGACAGAGAGCTCAGCCAGGCTTTCCATGAGTGAATTCCAAATCCAGCCTCCGCCACAAAATTTTAATATTTGTGCGGTAGATGCAAAGATTATGCATGTTCCTAAATCCATGCAGGTTATGTATTCAGATGTTCTAAGATATGCAAATTTCTTTTGTCGCTTGGGTTGATTAGTGTCAGAAATGTAAGGCACGATCTATTGGCGCAGCATTTggttggctcctgtgcttaccaagTGAGTGCTCGGTCGCTCCCTCTGCAACGAGATGAAGGGTAACAGGAATGAAGCAGAAAGTACCACTTCTATAACCGACGGTAATCTTGTATACACTGGGAACATCTAGTCTGTAAGCAACTAACACAAAGTATGTACAAACCTCAAGTCCAGCGGGAGCAACCAAACTTGCGTCCCAGCAATCAAATATAAAACCTATTTCATCCTCGTCGACACTTCTTTCAGCATTTGGGCCTTCTGACTGAAGGCGAAACTGTAGCTCAGTCATCACTGCTCGGCAGCCTGGACCCGCTTCTTCCTGACATCTCTTATTCACTATACTCTGAAGAATAGGATgctccgtcgtcgtcgtcgtcgtcagcgtTCCCCGCTCCACCCTGACTACCACCACCGtcatcatcgtcgccgtcatcaccAAGTTCGTCATCCTCGCTCATCTCAGCATCATCGTTGTCCTCGTCCATGGGTTGTTCGGCATCATAGTCGGGCccgtcctcctcaccctcctcatcGTATTCATCATTATCTTCCGACTCCGAATCCATCATCTGAAGGGGGCTGGATCCAGAATTGCCCCTTGAATAATCTGGAAGCTGCTCATCATAATCCTCGTTCATGGGCTCATCATTTTCTTCGTCCCCTTCTGATTCATCTGATTGAGATACTGAGTTGTTCTCGTCATCCTCGGCATATGCCCGTCTATCCAAGCCCCACTCTTCCGCACCGGAGCTCTGTGGAGAATGCACAATCATAGCCTTTGCATTACTTAGCATGCCAAAGGTTCCCAACAAGTTTGCCTTTGGAATTGATCTGGCTCGAAGCTCAACTGGCTGCCTAGGCCTAACAGTTCgaagtcctcgtcctcgtcctcttcCACGACCTCGGACACTGCCACTGCCACTTTCACTGATACTGCCACGTCCACGTCCACGTCCACGTCCTCGCCCGCGCCCACGGCCGCGACCACGCCCACGGCCTCGGCCAGCTTGCTTATCTGCGGTTTCCTTATAAGACACATTGTTGTCATCCCTGAACTCAATCCTGGGAGAGCTGCCAACACCTCTTGGGACCCTGCCACCACGACTGAGGGATCTACCTCCCCGGCCACGCCCTCGACCTCCTCGTCCACGGCCTCTAAGACCATTGCTGGGAGTCAGCTGCGCTCCATCATGATGATCAAAACCAGGAGCTCCCACCAGCCCCATTTCTTGTTTGTTCTTAACAGCAGTATATCTCGAAGGACCCTTCTGCATAGAAGAAACAAGGTATGATGAAATAGAGCGTTAAGATATCCAAACAAATCATTGTGATGTATCAACACATGACATAATTGAAGGCATCAAAGATGAcaccttaggccttgtacaatgggaggtgcttagagagatgcttagaaaaataaaccggatttttctgaagcaccggtacctatttctacaggagagacgcttagttaagcgtctatcctgtacaaataagcaccggtgcttaaggaaagtctggtttatttctctaagcacctcacctaagcacctcccattgtacaaggccttattaCCAGCAAATCATGCAAATACCATGAAAAGATGATGCATAATAATAAGGCAAGACACTCACAATGAAATCCCCAGCTTCTCGCTCTTTATTTAATCCTGCCTTTTGATCAAGCGTGTACGAGAGGGAAGAATCAATGTCTAACAGCCGTAATGTAACAGCAGCAGCAGTGTTGGGTACCCATGGAAGTACAGCAGCAGATCCAGAACATGCAATAGAATTCCGACCAACAAAATCTAGTGTATTTGAATTAAGCAACTCAGCAGTCGTTTCAAAGTTAGATGACAAGTAATCCCTTTTTAGTGCACCTTCCAGCACAGTTAACAGCTGCAAAAACATGACGACAGCAATATTTCAGGTGGGCAAATACAAACATGTATAAAGGTTCCTGCTAAGTTACCCTCGCTATCAAAACATGGTAAAGTAGCAACTGCTAGAACATTCAGGCTGGCAAACTGAAGCAAGTTGGTGGTGATGGAATCCTTATGGTTTAAAGCAGTATCGATCTGACTATTAGAGGGACTTAGATGACTGTCATCTCTTGTCTAAACTATAATCTACATCACGAGAACTAAAGCAGCGCATGTACAGTTCATTGGGTGAAATAATTTCCAGCATGTTCTTTGTGGACAAGTGGATCCGAGGTGAGGCCCCTCGCCCCTGTCAACCAAACTAAATAAACTACTTGGTGCATTGAGTACTAATGCTAAAACTCAAGGCAGCCGTGTCTATACCAAACAAAAAGAAACTACTTGGTGCATTGACTATAATAGAAAGGCAAAGGATGGGGAACCTGGAAAATTTCTTCGTTGGATGATGTAGAAAACAACTTAACAGCCCATGATTTTCGATATCCATCTGTCCAAAATGGTTGGAGAGCTTCTGCTGGAACCGAGGCCTGAGATACAAAATGCTAACAACTTAAACAACAGAGCTACTAGAAACAAGCACAATAGGAACAGCAGGTCAATGACTAAAAACATGTAATTACCAACCTCAACGGTAGCTAACAGCAGCTTCAGCAATCTCGGTCTTATGGGAACAGAATCGTCTGATAATTGTATCTTCCAATTGGGATCGGTTCTCCGTTTCTCCTCACATTGTGATGTATGTTCCGAGAGACTGTGAATGGATTTGAATGTCTTGTGGCAAGACGAACAGTGCATTTCTTCAGCTAAATAAATCTGATAGCAATAATCACAACCATGTATCAAATCAGAACACCGTTTCTTTCCATATTTCATGGCACATGTGGACTGATGATTGTTGCACTCCCACATCCACTTCAGAAACATACATGCCCTCTTGGAAATAGCAACCTTCTCAAGATCATTACGCCCAAGCTCTATCTTGAAAGAATCCGAGTATGCTACTCCAGTATCAGAAACGACACCTGAAAGGGTGCTGCATGGACTTCCAAATTCATTACTATGATTTGGGCTAATGATTTCACTACTTCCATTTCTCAAATTCCTTCCAGCTGAGTGTTCTATAGTGGCACACTTTATCCTCCCTATAGCATCCTTAAAGGTTGACTCGATGCTTTGCAACATTGAGTGCAGATGTGACTCCCTGATGCCACGAGTGTCAAGGGAAGCTACTAAAGCATCAAATGCCTGCATTTTACGGCAAGACATCATGTTAAAACGGTGAGTCTAATTCTGCAGATACATTGCAAATGAGATAATGCAGTTGGTTGTGTAAAAAAACAAACTTCACTTTAAGAGTGACGTAGTACATAATCAGTTAATAACAATTTATGTCCACTTGCTAAATGATGGAGAAAGATGAATGATAATCACTCTAATAAGTATCTACTTTTTCAATAGATCAGCTGCTGTTAGCAGTTCAGAGTTGCTTGGCAGCATATGCTCCAGCACCAGTCCAAACACCAAGGGTAGTAAACTTAAAGAAGAGGTCAGCAAGTAATAATCAACAATAAAAACTAGTTAGAAATTCTCATTTCAAGCTGGTCACAGAAAACTCAATTTCTAGCCGGCACCAGCAGAAATCAGTGCATCCGAGTAATACAGCACAACACTTGCTGAACAGTCACACCAATCTAGAGAAAGGGAgtattagaatgggagaggagaaAGCAAATAATATCTAAAAGCCATTCGATCGAGTATAGATAGATGGTTTATGTCATCCAACAAAAATAGTTTTCAGAGAGACACCGTGAGTAATTTCACTTTACTCTTATCAATTGTGCCCTCCCACAGCCCCACCCTCCAATGATATAGATGCAATCCATTTAACTTGAGGTAACAATTCTCTCTCGTATTTGAATGTCATGTGTTCATACTTAACATGATCGCATAAAGTAAATTGCACAAGCAATGAAGTGACTGATTAACAGATAGAAGGACAAAATGAACCAGCTGAACTGCATCATGTGTCAGCTTCTATTGAGAATATTGGACGACAGAACTGCATTTAAGAGTTAAGAATTAAAAAATACCCACCTCAGCCGAGTCAATGAGCCTCCAGTATCCATCTCTAGATTCAAAGAATATTCTTCCAGATCCAGGGTCATTGGATGATACAGAAGTAGAAAACTGCCAATACCGATTGCGTCTTCGATCTTGTCCAAGAGGCAATGATCTGTAGACAtacagctgttctgccttgtgaccAATGAATGATTTCAACTGAGATCGTGTTTTCTCAGATGAAGCATATTGCTGAGCAGATAAGCTCTCTGGGTTAGCATTGGATATCCTGCTTACACCATTCCCCTCATGAACCATAATAAGCTGACTTTGTTGGTCGACGAGCAAATCATTGTTTACTGAGCTGGCCTTTCCACCGTTCTCTTTGATGAGGTTATGTACTGGAGTAAGAGTGCATTCACCAACATTATTTCCTTGATCCGCATCAGCCTTCAAATCCGTGCAAGGATCATGTTGCATTCTGCCTGCAAACTCTTCCCTTGAACGCCTTCTATCAAGTTGTGACTCTGCCCACATTTGCTTTTTTAAAGCATTTGCTGCCTCAAGACGTTCCTGCAAAAGTGCAGTCACTTGCTCAGATGCCGTTCAATGGGAAAATATCAAGATATAGAGAGTAGGCAAGATAAATACCTCCAGAATTGCACGCATAGAATTTCCTTCAGTGGCAACACCAATCAATGCAACCAATGCATTGAGGCGTTCCTCCACACTAAGATCACAGTAGTCACCTTCAGCTAGCCCCTGAACCCAGGATTCCCCTTGGTTACTTTCATCAATCTCTGCGTCTTGTGAAGCTCCAATGGGTGGATCACTTGAAGTACTAACTGCAGTGGACTTATCTACCATACGCTGCAAGCCGCTTGGAGATTTACTGTGAGGGCTTGATGGCATAGATGGGTTAACCACACTTTTTACTTCATCATTTATGTCACCAGCTGCAATTGGCAAGCCAGCATCTTTTGCTCTTACTGAAGCATTAACATCTTTTTCCTCTATATTCACTTCATCGCCATCAGGATCATCATCGGCCTCGTCACATTCAGAATCATCATCCCCCCTTTCAGCATCCTCCACATCCTTTTCCACTTCTTCACACGCCGAAAGTGCATTCTGAAACACCCTTATCTTTTCCCGTGCTGCTGAGAACACAGCCTCAGAATCAGCTGGGTCTTTTCTATAAGGAGTTTTAACACAATATGTAGAGGGCGCGGTTCTTTCAAAAAGCTTGGTATCCCTTGACAATGCAGCAGATATAGATGCCTCAGGTGTCTTGCTTGTTGTAAGGTCCCTAAGTCCAGATCTCTGAAGGGATTAATAATGAAATCAAGAAGGTCAGATAAGTAAACAATATCAGGTCAGGGTTAGTTTGGAAGAAAAACTGAGATGCGGATGTACCTGAATTTTTTCTGCAACTTCCAGTATCGAGAGACCTTCGTCTCCTTCAAGTGATAAAACATGGAAAGCAGCAAATTTTACCGTTCCAGGTGTCAGACGGTGCCTAGACCTGCGACGGTTGGTGTAGCCCCTTTCTTTCATCAAAGCAGCAGATTTCACAGCTGCTGAACCATTTCGCAGAGTGGAAATAACATCCGCACTATTCCGGCCCTGTCAACAAATTTTGCATTAATTTAAGTTCTCGAGTATATACATTCTTTTCTAGCCATGAAGAACAAAAGAGCACAAATTGTAGGTTCATAAATGCTATAGAGCTGCAAATATGTACTCTTAAGTTTCAATTATCATGAACAGCATAAATACTGTCAGTTATCATCCAAGATAATCAGGTGTCCTTATAAAACTAAGGATTGCACATGGTTTGATGAGTATAATAGTATTGTTTACTCCCACCCACTTAGCACCACTTGAGGTTAAGTAGACAGTTCTCATAAGTACCAGGGTTCTAGTTAGATGGTTTTATAGTTCACATGGACACAGCCCGTATTTCATAGTTCACATGGACACAGCCCCATATTCCATGGGGTCATAGACTTTTTTGTCACTGGGGTCATATACCTTTTTGTAACTGGGGCCATATATACTTTGtcctacaatatactccctccgtcccacatattgtgggacagagggagtagctgtcaGGCTAATATCATATGTATATTGGAAACTTTCAAAAGTCAATACCTCATTATCGTCATGGTATACATCTTCAGTCCTTTTCTTCAACTGAGGCCCAAAACTAGCAGATAAACCAAATTGGCGCAATATTTCAGGCCATGTAAGATAAGTCAAGTGGCGCTGCCAGGTAAGTATGTTGAACCCCCAAGCATATGCCTAATAGCAAGAAATCAGATGTGTTAAATTATAGATAAAATTGGACTGTGCGGAACAAAATCTATGTTATAGAAAAAGAGGAGATGTGCACACACACCCCTTCAACAATCTGTGGATGTCCACCTCCTGGATTAGCAGAACTGCTCTGATTCACTCCGGAAACAACTGAAGAAGTCCGGGCAACATCCTCAATATCTTTTATGATGGATTTCAGCACAGCAACATGCAATTCCCCCAACAACCTTGAGTCCTGCCAAATGAATACCAGCAACCAGCAGACAACGTCAAATTTCATAAAAGGCGCAGAAATAAAGTCTCTGAAAACTTAATCATGATCCAACAGTCAAATGCCAGTTCAGTCTTACTCTTTAGCATCCAACAGTCAACGTATGAATGAATAAGATATGAAAGCCAAGGAAGGAGGAGTAAACGAATGGAGAAGtctaaggtattattcaaatataaCCAGCATCGTATAGCAGGTGCGCACATCTCAGCATTGATTAGAGTCAACAGTACAAAGTTTATGTTTTAGCATCATAGATCGGGCAAATAACTTACATAATCATGAAGAGATTGCACAAACTCATCGAGTGTGAATGATGGAAGCTCAAGTACATCCGCAAAGGTAAAAAAGAACTTCCACACCTGAATTTGATAGAAAGCAGCCTCAGTTAAAAAAAGAATACACTCTAGCATATACTTTGAAAAGAAGGCCCTGTCATCGTTTTACAAAAAACCTGCAGGTTAATGAAGCAAGCAAACACATGTACAAGATTCTTTTTCATACACAATTGCCAAAGAAGCATATGTAGTAGTAGAAGAATAAAACTTTCTAGAGGAACAATACGGTGACAGAAATTGTATTCTTTACACTTCAGCTTTACAATTGTGCCCTTCGTTGACACAGGGCAGCAAGATTTTTAAAGTGCAATTTTCAAGCTTCCGTTTACCTATCTTTGGGTGTGTGGTTGTGGGTAGATTGCTGGTGAGAGGATTTAGgggacaaaagaaaaaaaaagttgaAGAATCAGATCAGGAGGTACCATCAAAAGGTTTCCAATGTTACTCTCAGAACTTGTCCATGGCTTTATTGAAAAAGGCACCTTCAATCTCACAGCTTCAGTAGGAAACTGTGTCAGCATTCCTGCACAAGGATAAACCACAATTCAGATGTTGCATTAAGCTGCTACACTTCAAGCTTAAACAGAGCCAAAGTAGCAAGCAAAAAAAGTTCCTCTTTTTTGTGATATTTAACTCAACCAAAAGAAAGTGTTCGTATGATATAGCACCAGCTAAGCAGTAAATAATCATGAGATCACTTGATCTACTCCCTTGGGTTCCCTAAAAAGCTGTCTTTGAACAAAGTCAAGGTAACTTTTAAACATTGACTAGCAGTATCATTGGGCATATTTAGACTGGGTGCTTCTAAATCATATGTGCACATTTCTCTTGAAAATTACTTTCATACCATATAAGTTAGTAGGTTGCATACCATGCCACTGTCCAAAGTGAAGCTATTATAtgatactagaggaagtatctgttTTCACACTGATAATGATTTTAATATGGGAAGGGTAGACTCCCTTGTGCCTTAAAATATTGAGCATTAATGAAATTATTTCTTTAGTAGCTTCCTTATTAGGAAAAAAAAGGAAACGGCAGGCAAGGCTCAAATGTTTGAACAATTAAACATGTTAAATTAAACTAgtaaaattattttaaaaagttcTCCATACTTATAATATATTGATAACCCAAGTAGCAGCAGAACTTCGGGCTGAAAATGTACTAGGAACAGGTAGATCATAAATTTCAAGTTAATAATCCTTTTGACATAGAACTTGTCTTTGGACATACAATAGATAAGTTTAGGTACCCAATTGAGAAAGAGAGTGTTCAGTATTAAATCGACATatgcttttccttttctttttctgaaaCAAGAACAAAGGAACCAAAGGCAGTGCACAGTCCATAAGCATAGATCCAGGAATGTAGTGCAGACCTCTAAATGAATCGAGTTGCTGCAATGTGTCACTATCAAGAGAAAGCATCGAGGGCAACCCTTTGCTTCGTGAAACCAGTTCCATTAGTTCTAACCGTTCATCTTCCATTAGTTCCATGTACTCCCGTGCAATTCTACGTGCTGTGGCCCTTTCATTAGCAGCCTTTTGTCTTGCAGCTTCTTTCTCCTTCCGAAGCTCCTCTTTCTGCTTTAGTTTTTCGGCCTGTGCAGAGAACAGGTTATAAACTGAAAAGTACAAGTGGTCTAATCTCTATGCCTAATGCATTCATAGTTTAGGAGCCAGTGAACTAACTCTCAAGGATTGTTTCACCAAAAACTTCTCCATGCGCTTCTGTTCACGCCATTGTTCCTTTTGGAGTCTCTCTTCTTCCCTCTGTTTTTCACGCATAAACCtctcctcttctttttttctttcacgGTCATACCTCTCAACTTCCTTCCGCATTTGTTCTTCTCTCTGCAAATATATTAGAATGTTAAATGTCTTACCATGAAAGACACAATTGACCTTCTATAACATGAACAAGGAATACCTTTTTCTTCAACACATCTTGCTTCTCGAGTTCCTTTCTTATCCGTTTTTCTTCAGCATCAACTTCCTTCGCAATCTTTGATTCTTCATTATGCTGGAGTAAATATGAGAACAAAGATCATACATCAACTCACATGATGTGTACAGAAAAAAATGGCATCCATGAAGCAAAAATCATACTTTTCGCTTTCTATCCAGTCGATATGCATCTTCATCGTGATAATCCACTCCTTCAGCGGATGCAAGGGGATTTTGAAGTCCAGCAACCTGAGGAATGCCAAACTGGCCTTCGATTCGAGCAGGACTAACATCAATATTCGAAGCCATCTCATAATCTGTGGATCCTGACAGGGAGATCAATGGTTTTCCATGTTGATTTAAATGGCTAGAGCCAGATACTTGACCATCAAACGCATAGCTAGATGCTTTCTCAGCACCATGGAGTAAGCGTGATCCTGTAGACAGAGAAGATATCCTCGAATTTGAAGCTTCTGCTGGAGCATCATAAAAGCACGACTGGCTTGTCCTCTCATATATATCGCTAGAGTGTTCTGGAAGAAACTGGTACTCATGTACTGCCCGTGAAGGAAGATGAGAAGAATTTCCAGACATGTACTTCCTCTTCCCGGTAACTGTACTTGAAACAGAAGGGTCTATGCTTGGCAAGAATGCTGATGCCTGCAAGgaaaaaacagaataaaaaataCTGTCAAACTAGAAACAACAAGGCAAGCAGAAAACAGAACAGGAGGATGCAGCTACTGTAAAATTGAGTATGAAGTATGAAAGTACAAGTGTGATGTGATCAGTCATGAGAGAAGAACACATGTTTGTAGTAACCAAGCTAACAAGAACCACTCATCCACGTATTGGTCCATAAACAGAGCAGAAGAAACGTCTCTCTTTGCACTGTTCCCATTAATGCAACAATATATATACAAGGAATAAACTCAAAATTTTCCATTTAATGGAGCCAAGGGTAGGAATGTACAGTTACTGCAAAAGGCCATGCCCTGTACTCGAGTCAAAAGAGCAATCTACATCACAAAAAGGACAAGCTAAGAGATCGAAGCTCCCACACCAGGTGGGGTCTGGGGAAGGATTATATGAGGCAAGCCTTACCCCTGCACATTGCAGTGCAGAGAGGCcgcatcgaacccaggacctctttctTGGCACAACTGGGGAGTACTTCCACCACTGCGCTAACAACCACATTTACAAACGACAATAGTAACGTACTTTCAAGCAGTGGTACACGAGCAGGGTCATATGCAATACTATAAAGAGCAAAAATTAATATATGACATCAAATCCAAAATTGACTTCATAGGACCATCGATAAAGTTCCAGTACAACAACTTGCTAGTTTACATACATTATAAAGTCATTGTGGCCATTTTACAAAGACGCCATAAGGTAGGCTCTGCGCAAATAATTAGCAGTTGTCTCTAAACCATATAATTTCCTTGGTTAGGCTGCTCACATGATTGGTTAATTTTGCCTTTGAGCAGCTAATCGGGACAACAAGGCCAGAAAACCATAAAGAACATACATCATAACATATATCATTAGACCTAGCGTTAATCCCAAACTTGGCCCCGAAGCCAGTTGGGACAAATTCGCATGGATATTACACGCAGCCAGCTTTCAAGATTAGCCATGATGATTTCGCCATGTTATATGCAGCGCTGCTTAGGATCCAATATCTTCATAAGTAACTACGGTGCATCAAATGCAAATATGCAAGTAGTGCCTCAACAAACATTTGAAGTATTCAGAGGTGGCTCTGCATGAAAGACAGTTCGCTCCTTGCAGGCACACTGGGATATAAATGAATAAACCCTCTCATCAAACAGTTTATTATGAATGCAAACTGGGATGGACTAGTTAGCCTTCTACTCAGACCATCTACTCGGTAACAGGGGTGCAGCTCAGTGACTGCCATTATTAAACATGTGTCTGCAAATGCACTGAAGCATACCTTCATGGGCTTTGGATCGTGTGCAGAAAATACACTGGTCTCATGTGATCGATAAGGCTGCTTCCGCTGCTCTGGAACTACTCCACAACATGACAAGAGCAGAGATCAAGTCAGAATATTGATAGTATACtatacagcagcagcaacaacaacaacatcaacaacaaagCATTTAGAATATTGAAAGCACCACACAAACAATTGGCATCAACAGCAACACTACAAAACAATACAGTATCTAACACTTGCGTGAACACAAAAATTATTCAAGTTCATATCCACCTATATTACTCATTTGTGCCATTAAGCATGCAAACATACTAGGCACAAACGAAAAATAAAAACAGAAGCACAATGGGAATGGGCATAACACTCATACCAACAGGCATAGGCGCTCCGAATGCACCAGGAGGAAGCGGATCAAAGTGATCACCAAGCACGGGCCCATCCTCCCTCAGCGGCTCTCCTATGAGCTGCTGCACGGTCTCGATAGCCCGGTGCGCGGCCCGCGTGAGCTGCACCGGCGCCTGCGGAGGCAGCATGACTGGATGCGCCTCGTAGTACCTCCTGTCGACCTCGGGAGCAGAAATCCTCGGCACGGCAGACGAGCGGCCAGGCCCTCTCCGGGAGCCGCTGCAGGGCAGCAGCAGCTGCTCGGCGTATGCTGGCTCGGCGTGCGGGTGTGGCAGCACGGGCGGGGGCGCCAGGACCGGCACGGCGACCTCCTCGTCCCTCTGCTTGGTGGCGGGCGGCGGCCTGCGGTCCTTGAGCCTCCGGTGGCAGAACCACATCTGCAGCTGCCTGTCCGTGAGCCCCAGCTTGGCCGACAGCTCCACCCGCTTGGCCTCGTTCGGGTACGGGTCCTCTGCACCATCACCAGAAATAAATCCTCAGGAAAAACTCACGAGCGTGCATACATTTTTGACGGAAAAGAAAATCCTGTGAAGCGAAATACAGAGGGCTGAGGAAGGAAGCGTGGGCGAACCTGTGTAGGTCTGCTCGAGGACCTCGAGCTGGTAGGGCGTCTTCATGACGCGCCTCGCCGTGGGCTTCCCGCTGGATCCAGACGCGCCGCCGGGTCCCGCGGCCCCCGCGGAGGGcgccgaggaggaggccggcgcggGGCTCCCCGGCGCGGCCCCGGGCCCGTCGTCCCCTC encodes:
- the LOC119349529 gene encoding homeobox-DDT domain protein RLT2-like, which codes for MDSSGDGGDDGPGAAPGSPAPASSSAPSAGAAGPGGASGSSGKPTARRVMKTPYQLEVLEQTYTEDPYPNEAKRVELSAKLGLTDRQLQMWFCHRRLKDRRPPPATKQRDEEVAVPVLAPPPVLPHPHAEPAYAEQLLLPCSGSRRGPGRSSAVPRISAPEVDRRYYEAHPVMLPPQAPVQLTRAAHRAIETVQQLIGEPLREDGPVLGDHFDPLPPGAFGAPMPVVPEQRKQPYRSHETSVFSAHDPKPMKASAFLPSIDPSVSSTVTGKRKYMSGNSSHLPSRAVHEYQFLPEHSSDIYERTSQSCFYDAPAEASNSRISSLSTGSRLLHGAEKASSYAFDGQVSGSSHLNQHGKPLISLSGSTDYEMASNIDVSPARIEGQFGIPQVAGLQNPLASAEGVDYHDEDAYRLDRKRKHNEESKIAKEVDAEEKRIRKELEKQDVLKKKREEQMRKEVERYDRERKKEEERFMREKQREEERLQKEQWREQKRMEKFLVKQSLRAEKLKQKEELRKEKEAARQKAANERATARRIAREYMELMEDERLELMELVSRSKGLPSMLSLDSDTLQQLDSFRGMLTQFPTEAVRLKVPFSIKPWTSSESNIGNLLMVWKFFFTFADVLELPSFTLDEFVQSLHDYDSRLLGELHVAVLKSIIKDIEDVARTSSVVSGVNQSSSANPGGGHPQIVEGAYAWGFNILTWQRHLTYLTWPEILRQFGLSASFGPQLKKRTEDVYHDDNEGRNSADVISTLRNGSAAVKSAALMKERGYTNRRRSRHRLTPGTVKFAAFHVLSLEGDEGLSILEVAEKIQRSGLRDLTTSKTPEASISAALSRDTKLFERTAPSTYCVKTPYRKDPADSEAVFSAAREKIRVFQNALSACEEVEKDVEDAERGDDDSECDEADDDPDGDEVNIEEKDVNASVRAKDAGLPIAAGDINDEVKSVVNPSMPSSPHSKSPSGLQRMVDKSTAVSTSSDPPIGASQDAEIDESNQGESWVQGLAEGDYCDLSVEERLNALVALIGVATEGNSMRAILEERLEAANALKKQMWAESQLDRRRSREEFAGRMQHDPCTDLKADADQGNNVGECTLTPVHNLIKENGGKASSVNNDLLVDQQSQLIMVHEGNGVSRISNANPESLSAQQYASSEKTRSQLKSFIGHKAEQLYVYRSLPLGQDRRRNRYWQFSTSVSSNDPGSGRIFFESRDGYWRLIDSAEAFDALVASLDTRGIRESHLHSMLQSIESTFKDAIGRIKCATIEHSAGRNLRNGSSEIISPNHSNEFGSPCSTLSGVVSDTGVAYSDSFKIELGRNDLEKVAISKRACMFLKWMWECNNHQSTCAMKYGKKRCSDLIHGCDYCYQIYLAEEMHCSSCHKTFKSIHSLSEHTSQCEEKRRTDPNWKIQLSDDSVPIRPRLLKLLLATVEASVPAEALQPFWTDGYRKSWAVKLFSTSSNEEIFQLLTVLEGALKRDYLSSNFETTAELLNSNTLDFVGRNSIACSGSAAVLPWVPNTAAAVTLRLLDIDSSLSYTLDQKAGLNKEREAGDFIKGPSRYTAVKNKQEMGLVGAPGFDHHDGAQLTPSNGLRGRGRGGRGRGRGGRSLSRGGRVPRGVGSSPRIEFRDDNNVSYKETADKQAGRGRGRGRGRGRGRGRGRGRGRGSISESGSGSVRGRGRGRGRGLRTVRPRQPVELRARSIPKANLLGTFGMLSNAKAMIVHSPQSSGAEEWGLDRRAYAEDDENNSVSQSDESEGDEENDEPMNEDYDEQLPDYSRGNSGSSPLQMMDSESEDNDEYDEEGEEDGPDYDAEQPMDEDNDDAEMSEDDELGDDGDDDDGGGSQGGAGNADDDDDDGASYSSEYSE